The following proteins are encoded in a genomic region of Drosophila willistoni isolate 14030-0811.24 chromosome 3R, UCI_dwil_1.1, whole genome shotgun sequence:
- the LOC6647216 gene encoding E3 ubiquitin-protein ligase Rnf220, producing MATETVPNGEKFHLVGGQDEDVICPTCDRKIKRSQVADHCQMEMERLHNVGSGTVTATTNAATTTPPQSGSVSGTGTGTGGRQPWSVFQRVQRNRQARQRQRTRKRPSNTTTAESAGSAPPTVPAVAAAAPTSICPVCNKSFPQSNIQQHTNQCLRQSNGDRHSSEETDDSEEYEEYEWAGQKRIRVSTLVQGGYSSLNMAQTSKYNGSQQNADDEDDEDLNVDEDDTHIYGPTQYGEGDVIPLANEDSDGNVSETDVTSYVRRLISSSETPKTNHSTSENTATTSTAETGEEEEQVEQTTETMDVPSTSRGTRSHAKNQQQIIESLKARLRLYDKQAQAKFKCLICIDDYKNPAISVSCWHVHCEQCWLQTLGARKLCPQCNSITTPKDLRRIYL from the coding sequence ATGGCCACAGAAACAGTGCCAAATGGTGAAAAGTTTCATCTGGTTGGTGGCCAAGATGAGGATGTAATATGTCCCACTTGTGACCGTAAGATCAAGAGGAGTCAAGTAGCTGACCACTGTCAAATGGAAATGGAGCGTCTACACAATGTAGGCAGTGGGACAGTGACAGCGACCACAAATGCAGCAACCACAACACCACCTCAGTCAGGTTCAGTTTCGGGAACTGGAACAGGAACGGGTGGGCGGCAGCCATGGAGTGTGTTTCAACGCGTACAACGCAACCGGCAAGCTAGACAGCGACAGCGTACACGAAAGCGTCCAAGTAACACAACTACGGCTGAATCTGCAGGTTCAGCTCCGCCAACAGTTCCTGCTGTTGCAGCCGCCGCCCCTACCTCAATCTGTCCTGTGTGTAACAAGAGTTTTCCTCAATCTAATATCCAGCAGCATACGAATCAGTGCTTGCGCCAGTCAAACGGAGATCGACATTCCAGCGAGGAGACCGATGATAGTGAGGAGTATGAGGAATACGAGTGGGCGGGACAAAAGCGTATAAGAGTCTCAACACTGGTTCAGGGTGGGTACTCCTCTCTGAATATGGCTCAAACCAGCAAGTACAATGGTAGCCAGCAGAACGCCGATGATGAAGACGATGAGGATTTAAATGTAGATGAGGATGATACTCACATATATGGTCCAACGCAATATGGCGAAGGCGATGTAATTCCCTTGGCCAATGAGGACAGTGATGGTAATGTCTCGGAAACGGATGTTACCAGCTATGTGCGACGTCTTATTTCGTCCTCTGAAACACCCAAGACAAATCATTCCACAAGCGAGAATACAGCGACTACTTCTACAGCAGAAACAGGGGAGGAAGAGGAGCAAGTGGAGCAAACGACTGAAACTATGGATGTGCCATCCACCTCGCGTGGGACTAGATCCCAtgccaaaaaccaacaacagaTTATTGAATCACTCAAGGCGCGACTACGACTTTATGATAAGCAAGCGCAGGCCAAATTCAAATGCCTAATCTGCATCGATGACTACAAGAATCCCGCCATTTCAGTATCCTGTTGGCATGTCCATTGCGAACAGTGCTGGTTACAGACTTTGGGAGCCCGGAAATTGTGTCCCCAGTGCAATTCCATAACCACCCCCAAGGACTTGAGACGCATCTACCTGTAG